A portion of the Suricata suricatta isolate VVHF042 chromosome 11, meerkat_22Aug2017_6uvM2_HiC, whole genome shotgun sequence genome contains these proteins:
- the POU2AF1 gene encoding POU domain class 2-associating factor 1, producing MLWQKPSAPEQAPAPPRPYQGVRVKEPVKELLRRKRGHASSGAAVTPTAVVLPHQPLATYTTVGPSCLDMEVSTSTVTEEGALCAGWLSQPAPATLQPLAPWTPYTEYMSHEAVSCPYSADMYVQPMCPSYTVVGPSSVLTYASQPLITNVTTRGAAAPTVGPQLEGPEHQAPLTYFPWPQPLPTLPASTLQYQPPAPALPGPQFVQLPISIPEPVLQDMEDPRRAINSLTIDKLLLEEEDGDAYALNHTLSVEGF from the exons ATGCTCTGGCAGAAAC CGTCGGCGCCAGAACAAGCCCCGGCCCCACCCCGGCCGTACCAGGGCGTCCGCGTGAAGGAGCCGGTGAAGGAACTGCTCCGGAGGAAACGTGGCCATGCCAGCAGCGGGGCGGCGGTCACACCGACGGCG GTGGTGCTGCCTCATCAGCCCCTGGCCACCTACACCACAGTGG GCCCTTCCTGTCTTGACATGGAGGTCTCCACTTCCACAGTGACGGAGGAGGGGGCCCTGTGTGCCGGGTGGCTCTCCCAGCCGGCCCCCGCCACCCTCCAACCCCTGGCCCCGTGGACGCCCTACACGGAGTACATGTCCCATGAAGCTGTCAGCTGCCCCTACTCGGCTGACATGTACGTGCAGCCCATGTGCCCGAGCTACACGGTGGTGGGGCCCTCCTCCGTGCTGACCTATGCCTCCCAGCCACTCATCACTAACGTCACG ACGAGAGGCGCAGCCGCACCCACCGTGGGGCCCCAGCTGGAGGGCCCGGagcaccaggcacccctcacctacTTCCCCTGGCCGCAGCCCCTGCCCACACTGCCCGCCTCCACCCTGCAGTACCAGCCTCCGGCCCCCGCCCTGCCGGGGCCGCAGTTCGTCCAGCTTCCCATCTCCATCCCCGAGCCGGTCCTCCAGGACATGGAAGACCCCAGGAGAGCCATCAATTCCCTGACCATCGACAAGCTGCTTTTGGAGGAAGAGGATGGCGATGCCTACGCGCTCAACCACACGCTCTCCGTGGAAGGCTTTTAG